From the Acidilutibacter cellobiosedens genome, one window contains:
- a CDS encoding DUF255 domain-containing protein, whose protein sequence is MGYNKENSYRKEMMPMTANNRIPNRLINEKSPYLLQHAYNPVNWYSWCDEAFDKAKAEDKPVFLSIGYSTCHWCHVCD, encoded by the coding sequence TTGGGATATAATAAAGAAAACAGCTATAGAAAGGAGATGATGCCCATGACAGCTAATAACAGAATACCTAATAGATTGATAAACGAAAAAAGTCCTTATCTTCTTCAACACGCTTATAATCCTGTTAATTGGTATTCTTGGTGTGATGAAGCCTTTGATAAAGCGAAAGCTGAAGATAAACCCGTATTCCTTTCCATAGGATATTCCACCTGTCACTGGTGTCATGTGTGTGATTAA
- a CDS encoding recombinase family protein, whose amino-acid sequence MAAKLSKVKKVAIYLRKSRGDEDADVVAKHRERLKEYAKKNKWKFEIFNENVITGESLLERPVMTELLRRIEKKEFDGVLVVHWDRLSRGDTSDFGVIKNVFQYANTYIITPERAYDLHDNADLTLLGIQSVMSNTELNIIKERFYNGKKDGAKMGRLTNGNPPYPYTKIRNIIQDEKGRIKVDFTIEVDEEKNAVYQRIKKMYLSGLNTEKIAFQLNKEGIPSPSNKMWSSTAVNRLLKHSFHMGKVIYGRNEWTKTPLSNKLEVRERDESEWSVGIGNHPILKTEEEHRKIMEVMNRNQKIPRKSRAGVFPTSGLLVCKKCGRTMTYSWGRVEAKTGKLYHYTKCYYKTPLGEKCPQKGVKMNEDFYNALYDTIINSYVNAERIKKVKENEEEKKQREKLLKDKEAKLKKEEDALRRARTLLEEGNYDINDFADAKKRREPIIKKLKQEIIKLESKSDYIYSDKELEKLVSNFKKNWHNATTPEEQNQLLRSIVKKIYYDREGDTVIFEIEYL is encoded by the coding sequence ATGGCGGCAAAATTAAGTAAGGTCAAGAAGGTTGCTATATATTTACGTAAATCAAGAGGTGATGAAGACGCAGATGTAGTTGCAAAACATAGAGAAAGGTTAAAAGAATATGCGAAAAAAAATAAATGGAAATTTGAGATTTTTAATGAAAATGTTATAACAGGTGAAAGTCTCCTTGAAAGGCCTGTAATGACTGAATTACTTAGAAGAATCGAAAAAAAAGAGTTTGATGGTGTTTTGGTGGTGCATTGGGATAGATTATCCCGCGGGGATACTTCGGATTTCGGAGTCATTAAAAATGTCTTCCAGTATGCAAATACGTATATTATCACACCTGAACGCGCATATGATTTACATGACAACGCCGATTTAACACTTTTAGGCATTCAATCTGTTATGTCAAATACTGAATTAAATATTATAAAAGAAAGATTTTACAATGGAAAAAAAGATGGTGCAAAAATGGGTAGGCTTACTAATGGAAATCCCCCTTACCCATATACCAAAATAAGAAATATCATACAAGACGAAAAAGGACGGATAAAGGTGGATTTTACCATTGAGGTTGACGAAGAAAAAAATGCTGTTTATCAAAGAATTAAAAAAATGTATTTGTCTGGACTCAATACAGAAAAAATTGCGTTTCAACTTAATAAAGAAGGAATACCATCACCGTCAAATAAAATGTGGAGTTCTACGGCTGTAAACCGCCTTTTAAAACATTCCTTCCATATGGGTAAAGTGATATATGGAAGGAATGAGTGGACAAAAACACCTTTAAGTAATAAATTAGAAGTAAGAGAAAGGGATGAATCTGAGTGGAGTGTCGGTATTGGAAATCATCCTATTCTCAAAACAGAAGAAGAGCACCGCAAAATTATGGAAGTCATGAATAGAAATCAAAAAATTCCAAGAAAAAGTCGTGCTGGCGTATTTCCAACAAGTGGACTCCTTGTTTGTAAAAAATGTGGTAGGACCATGACATATAGTTGGGGAAGAGTGGAAGCAAAGACAGGTAAACTTTATCACTATACAAAGTGTTATTACAAAACTCCACTTGGAGAAAAATGTCCACAAAAAGGCGTTAAAATGAATGAGGATTTTTATAATGCGCTGTATGATACAATAATTAATAGTTATGTAAATGCAGAAAGAATAAAAAAAGTAAAAGAAAATGAAGAAGAGAAAAAACAAAGAGAGAAACTCTTAAAAGATAAAGAGGCTAAATTAAAAAAAGAAGAAGATGCATTAAGAAGAGCAAGAACTCTTTTAGAGGAAGGCAATTATGATATAAATGATTTTGCAGATGCAAAAAAGCGAAGAGAGCCTATTATCAAGAAACTAAAACAGGAAATTATCAAACTTGAAAGTAAAAGTGATTATATTTACTCTGATAAAGAATTAGAGAAATTAGTTAGTAATTTTAAAAAGAACTGGCATAATGCTACTACACCTGAAGAACAAAATCAATTATTACGAAGTATAGTTAAAAAAATTTACTATGATAGAGAAGGAGACACTGTAATTTTCGAAATCGAATACCTATAA
- a CDS encoding nucleotidyltransferase domain-containing protein, producing the protein MQKLIEYANEIMEYISTYKEVRSCTLYGSLANNNFDEYSDIDIEIDVSGYDNSLFVTRLSEIMAIKYPIIFSDYAPSLIPESYVVSIAIDENNPFCVVDFKCVANPHYTTLGKKDFILDKVEHTMKIWTANCKHYLRGIDCQSDITKMAKRIIGAEKISYMSELELLDVTLNWLEQNCEEKHYKYVSNCRKFIE; encoded by the coding sequence ATGCAAAAGTTAATTGAATACGCTAATGAAATTATGGAATATATTTCAACATATAAAGAAGTCAGGTCATGTACATTATATGGAAGTCTCGCAAATAATAACTTTGATGAATATTCGGACATAGATATTGAGATTGATGTATCAGGATACGACAATAGTTTATTTGTAACCAGATTATCGGAGATTATGGCAATTAAATATCCGATTATATTTTCTGACTATGCGCCAAGCCTTATTCCGGAGTCCTATGTAGTTTCGATTGCTATAGATGAGAACAATCCCTTTTGCGTAGTCGATTTTAAATGCGTTGCAAATCCGCATTACACCACTTTAGGTAAAAAAGACTTCATATTGGACAAGGTTGAGCATACTATGAAAATATGGACGGCTAATTGTAAGCATTATTTGCGTGGTATTGACTGTCAAAGTGATATTACAAAAATGGCAAAACGTATCATTGGAGCAGAGAAAATATCATATATGAGTGAACTTGAACTTCTTGATGTTACTCTAAATTGGCTTGAACAAAATTGTGAAGAAAAACATTATAAGTATGTCAGTAACTGTAGGAAATTTATTGAATAA
- a CDS encoding recombinase family protein produces MQRNYAYLRVSSKEQNLDRQWDAIKSSGIKFDERDIYCDKESGKDFEREEWKALKRSIRKGDLLVVKSLDRFGRNKAQILQEWQWLVNNEIEIVVLDLPLLDTRKYKEEGMEGVGDLIVSLTLQILAWLAEQERLFTKQRQREGIESAKMRGVKFGRPKIVPNNFEEVYYRWINGEITAVKAMELTRLKKNTFYNRVKEFKAKGTKNN; encoded by the coding sequence GTGCAGAGAAATTATGCGTACCTACGTGTGTCAAGTAAGGAACAAAACTTGGATAGACAATGGGATGCTATTAAAAGTTCAGGAATTAAGTTTGATGAGAGAGATATTTATTGTGATAAAGAGAGTGGAAAAGATTTTGAAAGGGAAGAATGGAAGGCATTAAAACGAAGTATTCGTAAAGGCGACTTATTAGTTGTCAAGAGTTTAGACAGATTTGGAAGGAATAAAGCCCAAATTTTGCAGGAGTGGCAATGGCTTGTTAATAATGAAATCGAAATTGTCGTCTTGGATTTACCGTTATTAGATACAAGAAAGTATAAGGAAGAAGGAATGGAAGGTGTCGGAGATTTAATCGTTAGTCTTACACTTCAAATTTTGGCTTGGCTTGCTGAGCAGGAAAGGCTCTTTACTAAACAAAGACAACGAGAAGGTATTGAATCTGCAAAAATGCGTGGAGTAAAGTTTGGTCGCCCCAAAATAGTACCAAACAATTTTGAAGAAGTCTATTATAGATGGATAAACGGTGAGATTACGGCTGTAAAAGCAATGGAACTAACTAGACTAAAAAAGAATACTTTCTATAACAGAGTTAAGGAATTTAAAGCAAAGGGTACGAAAAATAATTAA